A genomic region of Equus caballus isolate H_3958 breed thoroughbred chromosome 1, TB-T2T, whole genome shotgun sequence contains the following coding sequences:
- the OR11G2G gene encoding olfactory receptor 11G2, with translation MKISNSLSNSSTITGFILLGFPCPREGQILLFLLFSVVYLLTLMGNGSIICAVRWDQRLHTPMYTLLANFSFLEICYVTSTVPNMLANFLSDAKVISFSGCFLQFYFFFSLGSTECFFLAIMAFDRYLAICWPLHYPTLMTGRLCTNLVVSCWVLGFLWFLIPIIITSQMSFCGSRIIDHFLCDPGPLMSLTCRKAPMVELVFSMLSPLPLIIPFLCIMCSYALVLRAVLKVPSAAGRRKAFSTCGSHLAVVSLFYGSVLVMYGSPTTEHEAGTQKIVTLFYSVVTPLLNPVIYSLRNKEMKKALEKFLGI, from the coding sequence ATGAAAATCTCCAACAGTCTCAGCAACTCCAGCACTATCACTGGCTTCATCCTCCTGGGCTTCCCTtgccccagggaggggcagatcctcctctttctgctcttctctgttGTCTACCTCCTGACCCTCATGGGCAATGGTTCCATCATCTGTGCTGTGCGCTGGGATCAGAgactccacacccccatgtacacCCTGCTCGCCAACTTCTCCTTCCTGGAGATCTGCTACGTCACCTCCACTGTCCCCAACATGTTGGCTAACTTCCTCTCTGATGCCAAGGTCATCTCCTTCTCTGGATGCTTTCTGCagttctactttttcttctccttgggtTCTACAGAATGCTTTTTCTTGGCTATTATGGCATTTGATCGATACCTTGCCATCTGCTGGCCTCTACATTACCCCACTCTGATGACTGGACGTCTCTGCACCAATCTTGTGGTCAGCTGCTGGGTACTTGGTTTCCTCTGGTTCTTGATTCCCATCATCATCACCTCCCAGATGTCCTTCTGTGGATCTAGGATTATTGACCACTTCCTTTGTGACCCAGGTCCTCTAATGTCACTCACTTGCAGGAAAGCTCCTATGGTAGAGCTTGTCTTCTCCATGTTAAGTCCTCTGCCCCTCATCATTCCCTTCCTCTGTATCATGTGTTCCTATGCTCTGGTCCTCCGAGCTGTATTGAAAGTCCCTTCAGCAGCTGGGAGAAGAAAGGCTTTCTCCACCTGTGGGTCTCATCTGGCTGTGGTTTCACTGTTCTATGGCTCAGTACTGGTCATGTATGGGAGCCCAACAACTGAGCATGAAGCTGGAACACAGAAGATTGTGACTCTGTTTTATTCTGTTGTGACCCCACTCCTTAACCCTGTGATATATAGTCTTAGgaacaaagagatgaaaaaggCCCTGGAGAAATTTCTGGGGATATGA